The window TGGCAGATATTCAAATTTGAGGTGTGGAACCTTTGGGTTATGTGACGGTTTGGTGGGTAGCACAGATGGGGGGGGGCGGTTAGTTTCTGAAGATATATTTTGTTGACATATGGAGACTTGTTCAACAGGAATCAGAAGCGTAGCCTCGGCCAATTTTGTAGCCACGGGTTTTAACCCGTGGAAAAAATCGAAAAAAACGATTGAGAGCCATAGGTTCGATACATATTATCAATGTAGATATATTGTTTGAATCAATTAAAGATAATGAATTTACATCAAAATATGGGCCGTGCCGATGGCACTCTTGTTGTCCGTTGGCCAATCATCCATGGGTTGAAACCCATGGCTACAATATGTGTCAGGCCGATGGCCCTTGGAAGAGAGTTATGTAGAAACTAATTTAAATCGAACAACTCATACAATGCGCCATAGCGCCAACCTTTTTGTTTAACCGTGTAATGAAAGAACTTATAAAAGATCAATTGAAAGTTGAAGTATCGGGCAGCCGGCACCTCATGGGCATAGCGGCGGCAAATGCCGTGGCAGAAAAATCAATGGACTGCTAAAAGCAAAGCAATTCGTTAATATCATTTTCGCGGCAGCCCCGTCGCAAAATGAGTTTTTGGATGAATTGCTGAAAAGGGACATCGATTGGACAAGGATCAGGGCTTTTCACATGGATGAGTACCTTAACCTGGATGCGGACGCACCACAAGGTTTTGGCAATTTTTTAAAAGAACGGTTGTTTGGCAAAGTGCCTTTTAAGGCGGTACATTATCTTAATGGCAACGCCGCCGGTGCGGAGCAGGAGTGCCTGCGTTACGCAGACTTGCTAAACCAATTCCCACCAGACATTGTTTGTTTAGGCATCGGCGAAAACACGCACCTTGCTTTTAATGACCCGCATGTGGCCGATTTTAACGATCCGCTGTTGGTTAAAATTGTCGATCTGGACAATGCCTGCCGCGTGCAGCAGGTAAATGATGGCTGTTTTGCCAGGATAGAAGATGTGCCCACCCATGCCTTAACGCTCACTATCCCCGCATTGGTAAACACTCCATTTGCATTCACCATTGTGCCAGGCGAAAAAAAGGCAGACGCGGTTAAGCATACGTTGAATGCAACAGTATCAGAAAAATATCCTTCAACAATATTGCGCAGACACCCGGATGCTGTATTATTTGTTGATGATAAAAGCAGTGTATATATTTAAGGGGATTAATAGGGATTTGGATTTGAAGATAGGTGTGGATAAGGTAGAGTTGGGATCATAGGTGTTAGGAAGAAACAGAAAAGTACAGGTGCGTGCGATTCCTTCCCTGGGGAAGGTACTGTGTTTACCGATCTTTAGTAGCCATCACTAAACAAAAAAGTTGTCATTTCGAACGAATCAGAGGTGGGTCTGAGCAGTGGGGTGAGGAGAAATCTTATACGCCATGCTTTCAAACTTGTTTGGTGCGATGCAAATCGTTAAAGATTTCTCTTTCGCTCTCCCGCACCACCCCACGCATGCTCTATCGAAATGACAATTTTCTTTATTTAGAGAGATGTGTACACACGATAACTCCCCAAGGAGGGAATTAAAAAACGTCCGCCCCGCTATAGATAGTTGATAGCACAAATAAAATTAAGTTCCCCTAAAAAGGCATTCTATGAAAAAATTATTACCCGCTTTATTACTAATATTTAGTTTAAACGCCGTTATCGCGCAGCAGACAAAATCGCCTTTTGCAGTGCGGGGTTTCCATCTCGATCTGCGCATCCAGGTAATGACCATCCCGGCGCTTAAAGCTTTTGCATTAAAACTAAGCCAAAACGGGATGAACACGCTGGTGATGGAGTGGGAGGGTACCTATCCATTCGAAAAACACCCCTTAATACCCAACCGTTACGCGTACAGCAAGCAGGAAATCAAAAGCTTTATTCGTTACTGCGACAGCCTGGGTATTGATGTGATACCGCTGCAACAAAGTTTTGGCCATGTAGAATACATTTTACGGCATCAACGCTATAAAAACCTGCGGGAAGATCAAAAAGATGTATCACAGGTGTGTCCGTTAGAAACGGATGGGGATAAAGCCCTTTTTACCGATTTATATACCGAACTTGCCGCCACGCATACCTCTAAATATATCCACATTGGCGGCGATGAAACCTACCTGCTGGGGCGCGATGCCAAATGTAAGGCCAAAGCCGAAAAGGAAGGTAAATCCAAACTATATACCGATTACATTAAAATGTTGTGCGAAATCGTGATTAAACTGGGTAAACGCCCCGTACTTTGGGCCGATATCGCGCTAAAATATCCTGAGGCTATTAAATCGCTGCCCAAAGAAACCGTTTTTGTAGATTGGAACTACGGCTGGGATATGAGCTACTTTGGCAACCACCAAAAGCTGATGGAAAGCGGTTTCGAAATCTGGGGATCGCCGGCAATCCGTTCGAGCCCGGATAATTATAACCTCACCCTGTGGGAAAAACACCTGAAAAATATCAGCAATTTTATCCCGGCTGCAAGCAAGCTGGGCTATAAAGGGATGATCATGACGTCGTGGTCAACATCCGGCCAATACTCGGCAGTGTATGAATCAGAAGCGGATATGGCCGAACTATATGCCATCAGGCACGTGTACCCCTTGTCGGGGTTCAATATGTCTATAGCCGCATATTTCGAAGCAGTAAAAACTAACCAGCCTTTAAATATCACCAACTTTGTATACAACTACGGCCAAAACCAGTTCGGGTTTGATAAGGCCAGGGTCATATCATTTTGGGAAGCACTTAAAACAACACCTTATGAAATACAACAGGGCGAGGTAAAATCGCCCGCACCATTATCAGTTAAGCAATTGCTGGATAGTTGCACCATAGCCCGCCAAAAGCTGTACGCCCTAAAGCCAACAAAAAACCTGCAGGAGTTTGAACATTTTAAATTAATGGCCGATACCAGGGTGTATTACCTCACCTACCAGGCTATTGAAAAGCAGGTAAACGAGGCGTCGTTTAATAATGCGCAAAAGCCCGCGGTAATTGCTGCGTTAAAGCAACTGTTGGCTACCTCAAAAAACCTGGATGAAAGGTTTGAACAATTGAATAAAGATTTCCTGAACCCATCGGCCATCCGGGAGGAAAACGAACTGCGTAATATGAAAGTGACAGCGTTATTTGCCAGGTTGGCAGGCGATAAATAGTTAAATAAAGCTACCACGGTTTCAACTGGAGATGTGATAAAATTGGAAGATTAAAATTCAACCTATTGATATATTTAAGCCAATTAACTACTGTTTTAACTCTTAACCCTTCATATCATGATTTTAGTATTTGTTTTAATATGTGCG is drawn from Mucilaginibacter ginsenosidivorax and contains these coding sequences:
- a CDS encoding 6-phosphogluconolactonase, which codes for MDELLKRDIDWTRIRAFHMDEYLNLDADAPQGFGNFLKERLFGKVPFKAVHYLNGNAAGAEQECLRYADLLNQFPPDIVCLGIGENTHLAFNDPHVADFNDPLLVKIVDLDNACRVQQVNDGCFARIEDVPTHALTLTIPALVNTPFAFTIVPGEKKADAVKHTLNATVSEKYPSTILRRHPDAVLFVDDKSSVYI
- a CDS encoding beta-N-acetylhexosaminidase yields the protein MKKLLPALLLIFSLNAVIAQQTKSPFAVRGFHLDLRIQVMTIPALKAFALKLSQNGMNTLVMEWEGTYPFEKHPLIPNRYAYSKQEIKSFIRYCDSLGIDVIPLQQSFGHVEYILRHQRYKNLREDQKDVSQVCPLETDGDKALFTDLYTELAATHTSKYIHIGGDETYLLGRDAKCKAKAEKEGKSKLYTDYIKMLCEIVIKLGKRPVLWADIALKYPEAIKSLPKETVFVDWNYGWDMSYFGNHQKLMESGFEIWGSPAIRSSPDNYNLTLWEKHLKNISNFIPAASKLGYKGMIMTSWSTSGQYSAVYESEADMAELYAIRHVYPLSGFNMSIAAYFEAVKTNQPLNITNFVYNYGQNQFGFDKARVISFWEALKTTPYEIQQGEVKSPAPLSVKQLLDSCTIARQKLYALKPTKNLQEFEHFKLMADTRVYYLTYQAIEKQVNEASFNNAQKPAVIAALKQLLATSKNLDERFEQLNKDFLNPSAIREENELRNMKVTALFARLAGDK